The following is a genomic window from Rutidosis leptorrhynchoides isolate AG116_Rl617_1_P2 chromosome 8, CSIRO_AGI_Rlap_v1, whole genome shotgun sequence.
TTATCAATTGCTTTGCGTTTCACATCATTCACAGTTATCTTCTCTCTTCTAGTTGTATATTTTGAGTGGCTTCTCATACGTATGATGGTTCTGTAGATTTCAAGCAACATAAAATTGTGCGTTAGGACTCGTGACCCAACTCCCAAAAGCCCACACAAATGAATTTTGATTAAGAAAAAAAGGAAAATCATTTTATTTGACAAAAATCAAATTAGTGGCCAATTGAAGGACGATATGGTTTACCTGATTTGCTGTGGAGGGCCTtttaggggtggtagtgtctgaaTGTTCTAACCCAAGGTAGTGCTCCCAGGCACCATAAACATCTCCTCTCTACAAACCACATCTCAATTAGTTGGTGACATCATCTGATCAATGAATGCGCAtgcattaatgatacaaatattcaaGTATGAACCTGAAAACGGTTTGATACAACATCTGAATCTTGTAGATACTCGGGACGTCCCAAAGATACAAACGCAAACTTCCACTGGTAAAATGCAGGTTCAAGTCAGATATCACTATGGTTTAATAAATATAACTGGTATTAAACAAGTAGTGTAATGTACAAATAACATAATTACCTTAGAAAATTCCTCATATGGAACCTCCAATTTCCTTTGAATTCGGACTTTAACATCTGCTAAAGTTTCATTTTCATGGATTTTCAAAAAGAAAGGCTCCCCGAAGTTTTTTACTTGCTGCAAATGATAAAAAGAACCCTAGTTTCACACTTTCACAGTTCGACAGATACACAGTGACATACTCCAAAAAAGGACAGTTTGAAGGAAAAAAATACATACATTATGTACCATCTGGTTCTGCGCAGCCTCTTTGGTGAAATGGTAAACATGAATCAAACGATCCTCGGATCCCACATACTTCTCTTCTTCTGGAacctaaagtaaaaaaaaaaaaaaaaaaaaaaaaaaaaaaaaaaaaaaacgattgtaAACACATGTAAGCTAGTCTCATAATCTGGGCATTTTGAACAATTGAGAAAAGAAAACATAGAAGAAAACTCACTTCCTCAGCACGTAATGTCCAGTATTGATCATTTATGTTTTCAATTTTCTCATTCACATGGAAGATCTGCAAGTACATGAGCAATTCAGAAATAATAGTCAATAAATCAATCAAGTTATTGAGGATTATGGTTACTACACCAATATAAAGTAAAACATCCCAATTAGAGTAATTTACGCATTTTTGCTGGAAAttggaaatgaaaatatgaaatcaacAGAATCAATATGATGTGATACCTTGTAAATCTTGTGATCGAATAATCCAAGCAATCTAAGTTCAGCATCTGGATCAAATAATTCAAAGTATACCTTATCCTTAATTACATTAACAACCTCTCCAACACGGCTTTCATTAGGCAACCTAATATTGTGAATATCAGGCTGCAACATAAAAGCAACAAAATTCAAAACTAAATCAATATTCATAAAgcatattaacattaacataacaAAAACAAAAACATACCTTTTGTTTGGTAGCATGGTGAAAACCAATCTTGAGAGTTTTTAAACTTTGTAATTCTGGCAGAGGGATATCTAACACTTCATAATACAAAATATCAGAAACCTGCACCCAAACAGTATAAGGAAAAAAAAAAGAGTTTAATTTTCagacattttaacaataataaacaCTAGGTTAGAAACATAAGAACCTGATTGTCATGATCATGACCCAGCATGTGTAGCAAATGTTCTGGGACCCGATACTTAATCGGGTCAGGTTTGGGTTGTTGAGAATAGAAGTTGTGAGGAGTAAGCCTGATTTTTGACGAGCCGTCCATATTAAGTTTTCCAGCAACTCTCTCCACCACATCATCATACGTATGCAACTTTGACCTGTTCATCATTCATTTTAAGAAATTTGGTAAGAAATATAAGTGCCATGTTTATTCAAAAATAATCTTATACAACTTTCATAACTACAGGTGTGTGTTGTTAAACTACTCACAATTCGAGACTAAAATCATCTCCAGTTCTATCCAGAGATCGAAAACGAACTGTCTGAAAAGGGCATATCAAAATAGAGAATAAACGTAGTTTTGTTGAATACTATCCTTATAAGAAATTTTAGAATAATATAAATTACAATGTGTACTATATAAGAAGGAAAACACACCTGACGATTCTTCACATATTCTAGATATGAAGGGACGTCCGGATATCGATATTCTTCCTCATACTCGAATTGAGGGATTTTCTGAAAGTAAATAATGTCTCCGTCTCCGATCTTacggaaagaaaaaaaataaaagaatttCATTAGATGTAAACAGCGTTTCTCATCAAGCAACCAGCTTTTAATGCTAAAACTAGAAAGGTTGAAATTAGTACATTCCTAAGGATAAATGAACATTTCCTGGCAAGTTCTTCACACATAACATGTGGCTCAAAATACCGTTCCTGATCATTGATGGATAACACTAAATCATAAGTTTTGCATTATACATATGTATGCACACAGACTGTTTATACTGCAGGCAAGAAACACAACAACAATGTATTACACAAAATACCTCAAAGAAGTAAATATCTTCATCTGGACTGAAACCGGCTCTCTCATTCAATTTTGATATCATTTCATATGGTGTACTAGAACTCTTCACAAAAAACCTTCCCACATATCTGGAAAAAGACAAGACGATATAGTTCTCGATAACCATTGTCACGTATTGCTaggaaatattaaaattaaaactacaactgTAATTTGAAGATCCATTACAATAAGAATAATAAATAGAACAAATCAAATTTGGAAAATACCGAAGTTGTTCTTTCTCAGGATCATAAAGCTTGAAGAAGAGAAGTATATCTTCTTTGGTTTTGACAGGTGGCGGAAGGGGTTGCAAATCCTGGGACCCACACATAATTTTAGTAATGCAACAATATAGAAGGTAAATGCAGGCAGGATTTCAAGAAAATGTGAATTTAAAGTGGCAAGACAATATATTACCGGTCCGATCTCGATCTCCAAAAACAGTTTCAGTTCAGCATTCTGAGCCTTGTTAGAAACTTCCTTCAATTGTCCAACCTGCAGTTCACATGGTTGTCAATTGGTTACAATAATTCAACCTGCAGTAAAAACTTTAATTTATAAACCAAAATAACAGAAGATTTTAAGATTTTTATCAGCAAAGTATATAGTATACATATTACAATAATGCAAAAACCTACTTGATGGaattggtcctgaaatcatacacataCAGAAACTGAACATGCATTATCTGACTGAACAATAAAACTTATTCATCCTACAGATTCAATTAAAGGTAGTATACCGATTGTGTTTCCTCTTGGGGCGTTAAAGGCCGATTAGGACGATATGTGTGGTTATGCCTTTTTGCCCATATCCAGAATCTTTGAAATTGAACAGGCACACTAAATTCTTTAGCAACCTCCTCCTGCAGCAATGAATATACTTAGTGGGGGCACATAAGCTAGAATTGCAAGGCATAATAAGCTCTAGTGTTGACAAGTTTCTCTGAATTTCAAGATATTTTAGTATGTTTAGGAGATATGCAATAAATCTTACATAAAGAAAAGTAAAAGTCTCAAATTGTAAAATAACCAGTACCTTGAAAAGATTAAACGGTGTTTGCTTCTGTATACGAAAGCTGTGAACTTTGTCATGGTCCACAAGATCAAAATATAGATCTTTACCTATCTGTTCCATCAGGTCTGCATCACGAGCAACCTAGCAATAATCAAGTATTATCAGTAATATGAATGAATGAATTTCTTGAAAATTAAATTCCAAAATTTTGATATGATACATCTACTAATCTCTATGACCTTAATAATAGTATAGAGATGAGCTTGTGCTTTATATTTTTTCTTGTCTTCCTTTTCTTCTTGTTCCTTCTTCAACCTTATCTGGAACAAAACATTTACATGGTAAAGCATTTGTTAAAAAGCAGTCACAAAAGTgaaaaacaatattatacaagtctATTTACCCTAAGATGCTCGGCAATATCTTTCTCATCAACGTCACAATTAATCTTCTCCTTGTCACTTTCGCGTATGTAGACAAGCATATAGGCGTTTGAGTGTTTTGTAAATTTGAATGGAGCTTTATTGAAGCCAGGATTTATCTGGGGTAGCTGTTAAAAAGCATAACAGGATTGGATAAATGTTCAGCTGCAATatacaatacacacacacacacacacacacacacacacacacatatacatacatatacattaaaGAAAGCAATGCATTACCTCTTCCTCACCACCATACTGTTCTTCTAATGCCCTCTTCATATCTTCTTTTGTAACTTGCTCATCATCAAACTTGAACCTAATTGTAATTATAGTACAATGAACATAAAATGATGGAGGCTAAAAAAAATAGTAAAAGATATGCAGATTACCTAAGGCATATACTTATATAAGTACACAGAACTAACCACTGATCAGACAGATTTGGCCTTATAAATGCATAGTAGTGTCCACCATGCACACCACCACTATGAACCAATACACTGTCATGAAGAAAGGTGTAAGGAATGATATCTgacattgtaaatatatatatgatgcatCGTTAAACGATACATATAAGCATATTTTGATACCTGTGAAGCGTATAAAGATTCCGGACACTCTTAtcagcacgaggagatagatattTGCCATTCTCCCTGTCAAGATCAAGCTCGAGTGGAAATTCATAATGATCATTTATCTGAAATAATGAATTAGAACAAGTTCATGTGACAAGTGTTGAAATAGCACGCATAATAGGAAAGGAATAAACACATAAATAAATAGTGAGTGAGTGTCTAAATcaatatatgtttaaaatataaaataaaagaagttTCTCAAAACTTACCTTTACCATAGTATCCCTAGTGAAATCATATTCAAAACGGTTAAGCTGAAGTTGAAGAATGGGCGGGAAATCAATAAACAACACACCCTTCTTAGCATCCTGTACAGAAGCAAACATTTAAACTTCTCCCCGAGAAAAATTAATCGAAGAATATATCATTGTCATGTCCAATATTGAACCTGTAACCCATATTCGTTAGCATGGTATTTATTGTCACCCCCAAAGTATTCCACTTCAACATATTTGTCAAAAGAAGCATAAACATCCTTACAGCCTTTGACATCAAGTTGAAGATCTGATACAAACATTATGATGATATTATTAACGGGGTCACTAATAATATACGCACAACCGCTTCATGCATAATTATATTTAATACCATAAAAAGATCCTTTTCTAGTCGATTTGAAGTCCACATGAATGCATTCAATGTAACTCATATAGTGTCCTTCAAATAACTTCTGTATCGTACCTTCCACAACTGTTCCCTGAACCAGTAACAATAAGAAGTCAACAAAATCATGAACAAAAAAGTCAGAGATTTAAGGAAAAAGAGACACCTTCATCTTGTCTTCAAGTTTCTCACACAAAACCCTGTTAAATTCTTGGACATCATGTTGCATGAAAGAATCATATTTGTCCCATCCAAAAGATTTTGTAAGTTCTTTTGTCCCAACTTTGGTTTTATTGTACTGGAGCTTATAAAATAAGCTCTGAAGAGCCAAAGGAATACTCCCAATTTCGGTTGTTGGCATATGGTAGACAGCCTGATAATGAAAATGTCAAACGtgacatttttatttttataaaaagtagTAATAGCACAAACTATAGTTATAGCCAGTACCTTTCTAAAGTAAGGAATATGGTACAAGGTTTGAAGAAGAGAATTCATGTAACATGTTGCTCCTTGGTTCTTAAGACCAACATAACCAATCTCCTTGGTTCGTACAGACACGTCAGCTTCAATAACGCATGTATTATTCTTAATAAACCCTGTACTGGCGTCATTTAGATCACTAAGAGACATGAAAGATGTAAATCCCCAATCACTCTCTTTTGCATTGAACACATGTTCTGTGTCTGCAAATTAATAGGATTCAGAATTAAGAAAAGCACAATGGCCAAGACTAACAAGCAAGCTTGTTGCTACTTGTTTGATCTACTAAAATGAGTacttgcacaaaaataatacagttGCAATCTCTGTATTGTAGAACCCTAGTATTTTGCAAGAAAGGTTCACAAAATCGGGTTTTAGAGAGTACTtggcaactcggggagtactcgagtgttgacaaagtttgactttgaccaaatttTGATCTTTTTATCCAAGTAATCCAGAGTTTTGACCGATGTTCGAGTAATCCCgagtttgaccgagtttgaccgaTTACTCCCCGAGTTGCAAAACCGAGTACTCGCCGAGTAATCTGATTTCTGCAACCCTGTTTGCAAGACCTGTCTATTAAAAGCACACCCTAAAAGGCAGCATGAATTTGATTgaacacataaatattatatatatattttgctatATTTTCTAAAAAGAAAACAAATAATTATAAGAAAGAAACAGCTTTATCCAAATCTCAACTTTATTGACTTCAAATCAATTAAACTCGCAATTGCAGTTGAATTAGAAAAGTTAATAATGCTAGGCTTTTAATAAAGAAAATAGCATACAACTACAGGTTGGCATGTAACAAAGCATTATGCATACATTTCTTTACAGTAAATTTCTTGTTCGCTTGATTAACAACAGCCAAACTGAATTGTGCATATCTACTCCAACCATAAGGCAAGGATGAAGAATCAGCTACATCTAAATACATGGACAGATGGTCCACATTGTTTCCCTTTGGAAATATAAGCACACGCCT
Proteins encoded in this region:
- the LOC139864831 gene encoding ubiquitin C-terminal hydrolase 13-like isoform X2; its protein translation is MYLDVADSSSLPYGWSRYAQFSLAVVNQANKKFTVKKYTEHVFNAKESDWGFTSFMSLSDLNDASTGFIKNNTCVIEADVSVRTKEIGYVGLKNQGATCYMNSLLQTLYHIPYFRKAVYHMPTTEIGSIPLALQSLFYKLQYNKTKVGTKELTKSFGWDKYDSFMQHDVQEFNRVLCEKLEDKMKGTVVEGTIQKLFEGHYMSYIECIHVDFKSTRKGSFYDLQLDVKGCKDVYASFDKYVEVEYFGGDNKYHANEYGLQDAKKGVLFIDFPPILQLQLNRFEYDFTRDTMVKINDHYEFPLELDLDRENGKYLSPRADKSVRNLYTLHSVLVHSGGVHGGHYYAFIRPNLSDQWFKFDDEQVTKEDMKRALEEQYGGEEELPQINPGFNKAPFKFTKHSNAYMLVYIRESDKEKINCDVDEKDIAEHLRIRLKKEQEEKEDKKKYKAQAHLYTIIKVARDADLMEQIGKDLYFDLVDHDKVHSFRIQKQTPFNLFKEEVAKEFSVPVQFQRFWIWAKRHNHTYRPNRPLTPQEETQSVGQLKEVSNKAQNAELKLFLEIEIGPDLQPLPPPVKTKEDILLFFKLYDPEKEQLRYVGRFFVKSSSTPYEMISKLNERAGFSPDEDIYFFEERYFEPHVMCEELARKCSFILRNIGDGDIIYFQKIPQFEYEEEYRYPDVPSYLEYVKNRQTVRFRSLDRTGDDFSLELSKLHTYDDVVERVAGKLNMDGSSKIRLTPHNFYSQQPKPDPIKYRVPEHLLHMLGHDHDNQVSDILYYEVLDIPLPELQSLKTLKIGFHHATKQKPDIHNIRLPNESRVGEVVNVIKDKVYFELFDPDAELRLLGLFDHKIYKIFHVNEKIENINDQYWTLRAEEVPEEEKYVGSEDRLIHVYHFTKEAAQNQMVHNQVKNFGEPFFLKIHENETLADVKVRIQRKLEVPYEEFSKWKFAFVSLGRPEYLQDSDVVSNRFQRGDVYGAWEHYLGLEHSDTTTPKRPSTANQNHHTYEKPLKIYN
- the LOC139864831 gene encoding ubiquitin C-terminal hydrolase 12-like isoform X1; amino-acid sequence: MSTVTPQSLDQEDEEMLVPHTEVQEGLQPVPGPVAFDGTLPTEMPQPMEVAGAAENQPVEERQASRLIRWTIKNFSRQSKKKIYSDVFVIGGYKWRVLIFPKGNNVDHLSMYLDVADSSSLPYGWSRYAQFSLAVVNQANKKFTVKKYTEHVFNAKESDWGFTSFMSLSDLNDASTGFIKNNTCVIEADVSVRTKEIGYVGLKNQGATCYMNSLLQTLYHIPYFRKAVYHMPTTEIGSIPLALQSLFYKLQYNKTKVGTKELTKSFGWDKYDSFMQHDVQEFNRVLCEKLEDKMKGTVVEGTIQKLFEGHYMSYIECIHVDFKSTRKGSFYDLQLDVKGCKDVYASFDKYVEVEYFGGDNKYHANEYGLQDAKKGVLFIDFPPILQLQLNRFEYDFTRDTMVKINDHYEFPLELDLDRENGKYLSPRADKSVRNLYTLHSVLVHSGGVHGGHYYAFIRPNLSDQWFKFDDEQVTKEDMKRALEEQYGGEEELPQINPGFNKAPFKFTKHSNAYMLVYIRESDKEKINCDVDEKDIAEHLRIRLKKEQEEKEDKKKYKAQAHLYTIIKVARDADLMEQIGKDLYFDLVDHDKVHSFRIQKQTPFNLFKEEVAKEFSVPVQFQRFWIWAKRHNHTYRPNRPLTPQEETQSVGQLKEVSNKAQNAELKLFLEIEIGPDLQPLPPPVKTKEDILLFFKLYDPEKEQLRYVGRFFVKSSSTPYEMISKLNERAGFSPDEDIYFFEERYFEPHVMCEELARKCSFILRNIGDGDIIYFQKIPQFEYEEEYRYPDVPSYLEYVKNRQTVRFRSLDRTGDDFSLELSKLHTYDDVVERVAGKLNMDGSSKIRLTPHNFYSQQPKPDPIKYRVPEHLLHMLGHDHDNQVSDILYYEVLDIPLPELQSLKTLKIGFHHATKQKPDIHNIRLPNESRVGEVVNVIKDKVYFELFDPDAELRLLGLFDHKIYKIFHVNEKIENINDQYWTLRAEEVPEEEKYVGSEDRLIHVYHFTKEAAQNQMVHNQVKNFGEPFFLKIHENETLADVKVRIQRKLEVPYEEFSKWKFAFVSLGRPEYLQDSDVVSNRFQRGDVYGAWEHYLGLEHSDTTTPKRPSTANQNHHTYEKPLKIYN